One window of the Syngnathus typhle isolate RoL2023-S1 ecotype Sweden linkage group LG21, RoL_Styp_1.0, whole genome shotgun sequence genome contains the following:
- the LOC133145646 gene encoding LOW QUALITY PROTEIN: uncharacterized protein LOC133145646 (The sequence of the model RefSeq protein was modified relative to this genomic sequence to represent the inferred CDS: substituted 1 base at 1 genomic stop codon), with product MVKHLLLQTDWRKTHIPNLYWSESQKAYQIKQPMVDSGLLEMMLVSRTHGRELTDHEDAEVMLAALPDTLWSQGPFDVGFCHSMAPIDLQMDETQPIKRPQYRWPSEANQGMEDTLCGLWDAGVLEVSRSEWNTPLRPVQKADGKTWRMAHDLRAVNDVTITPVLPVPDPHRILASLNPAYQWFTVIDLANAFFCLPLSPSVRHVFAFTYKGMKLQYTRMPQGFKNSPGLFNQVLKELLEPCQMPDGTLLLQYVDDLLIAAKDEQACLAGTKKVLLWLGEKGFKVSRKKLQCCRQQVTFLGRGLTPSGLAMSPEHRNSILRHPRPATVQEMLSFLGLCGYSRHYIPCFADKTGVLRALIREQGARNLKACLVWTPEATEVFVSLVQELASAAALATPDYTLPFHLDVSISGKVVNGALYXKMQHGRAVLMYCSVPLDNIEQRQPDCSRYAAGLAKVLLKTAHTVMGDPVYVLTDHAVSSFVASAAFTLTPLRQTRLLKILTAPNVNYVHSGVNMVDQLLVGPHECASKVQTVTKVRPDLYSTPLGHGRVVFTDGCCWRDRMGSLHAAAAAVEWRDGSFQPLKVMKLNTHPSAQATEVFALVLALRQCKGEAVTIYSDSAYAVSAALIDLVGWLQNVFTTARGSEIAHKDLMLQLFEALKYPSEVAIVKVPGHSKADTLVARGNRAADELAKQTAGYGGAEDMMVSRGPLIVDGEHPDSCLPLSLSHADLCAAQGATSPEQKSVWLAAKAVKRSDGLWVGPKGQPALPEGRLMSEILTQAHTPSHVGPHAMMIHLRSWWHPKLSDVVWKFVADCESCQTFNARPTLKPKPGLFQPAPWPGAEVIIDFTDMNTRVNGKRFLLVLVDAYSGWPEAYPCSKEDSAAVIKALITHYIPTHGFPALIRSDNGTHFNNKALAKVESILGLKHRFGCVYHPQSQGRVERLNRTLKEKLAKIMAQTTMNWLQALPLALLSVRQSVNRSTGFAPFELMTGRLMPGPATTLVPPEDVPVPNLSHTAYWSYLSALVSSVSAQLGEKSAAAAAEEGVSVEKQLTPYVYVRVISRKWTDPWWKGPFRVLARTSHAAQLDFKGHRWYHYSQLRPAPEFVPSG from the coding sequence ATggtcaaacatttgttgctgcaaaCCGACTGGCGGAAGACACACATCCCTAATTTGTACTGGTCAGAGTCTCAGAAAGCTTACCAAATTAAACAACCCATGGTAGACTCAGGGCTGCTGGAGATGATGTTGGTATCTCGCACACATGGCAGGGAATTAACTGATCATGAGGACGCTGAAGTAATGCTCGCGGCCTTGCCCGACACCTTGTGGTCCCAAGGTCCATTTGATGTCGGGTTTTGTCACTCGATGGCCCCTATTGATCTCCAAATGGATGAGACGCAGCCTATCAAACGACCCCAATATCGTTGGCCGAGTGAGGCGAACCAAGGCATGGAAGACACTCTCTGCGGCCTCTGGGACGCAGGGGTGTTGGAAGTGTCACGCTCCGAATGGAACACCCCGTTAAGGCCAGTCCAAAAAGCAGATGGGAAAACATGGCGCATGGCACATGATTTGAGAGCAGTAAATGATGTCACTATAACTCCTGTTCTTCCTGTGCCAGACCCGCACCGAATCCTTGCATCATTGAACCCTGCCTATCAGTGGTTCACCGTGATTGATTTGGCTAACGCCTTCTTCTGCCTCCCGCTTTCCCCCTCAGTGCGGCACGTGTTCGCATTCACttacaaagggatgaaattacaatacactcgcatgccgcagggattcaaaaattcgccaggattgttcaatcaggtcctcaaagaactcctcgaaccatgccaaatgccggatggcacgttgttgttgcaatatgtcgatgatttgttgattgcagcaaaagacgagcaggcgtgtcttgcaggaacaaagaaagtgttgttgtggttaggGGAGAAAGGGTTCAAGGTGTCAAGAAAGAAACTGCAATGCTGTCGCCAACAGGTCACTTTTCTGGGACGTGGGCTGACCCCTAGTGGCCTCGCCATGTCGCCTGAACATAGAAACTCCATCCTCCGGCACCCACGGCCCGCCACCgtccaggagatgctatcattcctggggttgtgtggctacagcagacattACATACCCTGTTTTGCCGACAAAACTGGTGTCCTCCGAGCCCTGATCCGCGAACAGGGGGCCAGGAATCTCAAGGCTTGCCTGGTCTGGACACCGGAGGCTACCGAGGTCTTTGTGTCACTGGTGCAGGAGCTGGCCTCTGCTGCGGCCTTGGCCACTCCTGACTACACTCTGCCCTTCCATCTAGATGTCTCTATTTCAGGGAAAGTTGTGAATGGAGCTCTGTACTAGAAAATGCAGCATGGACGTGCAGTGTTGATGTATTGCAGCGTCCCCTTGGACAACATTGAGCAACGACAACCCGATTGTTCCAGGTATGCGGCTGGCCTGGCGAAGGTCTTACTCAAAACAGCCCACACGGTCATGGGGGATCCAGTCTATGTGTTAACTGATCATGCAGTCTCCTCCTTTGTCGCATCGGCGGCGTTCACGTTAACTCCGCTGCGACAAACACGgttgttgaaaatattgactGCCCCAAATGTCAACTATGTCCATTCCGGAGTGAACATGGTCGATCAATTGTTGGTGGGACCCCATGAGTGTGCATCAAAGGTCCAGACGGTGACGAAAGTCCGACCTGACCTCTATTCCACTCCGCTCGGGCACGGTCGGGTGGTGTTTACAGATGGCTGCTGTTGGAGAGACAGGATGGGCTCCCTCCATGCGGCCGCGGCCGCGGTCGAGTGGAGGGATGGCTCCTTCCAGCCTCTTAAAGTGATGAAGCTCAACACCCACCCATCAGCCCAGGCGACGGAAGTCTTTGCTCTGGTGTTAGCTTTGCGACAATGCAAGGGGGAAGCCGTGACCATCTATTCTGACTCTGCTTATGCGGTGTCGGCGGCTTTGATCGATCTGGTAGGGTGGCTACAGAATGTGTTCACGACGGCCAGAGGCTCGGAGATTGCGCACAAGGATTTGATGTTGCAGTTGTTTGAGGCGTTGAAGTACCCGAGCGAGGTGGCCATTGTCAAAGTGCCTGGTCACTCCAAAGCTGACACTTTAGTGGCTAGGGGGAATCGAGCGGCTGATGAATTGGCCAAGCAGACGGCCGGGTACGGCGGGGCAGAGGACATGATGGTGTCCCGCGGTCCACTAATTGTGGACGGGGAACACCCCGACTCCTGTTTGCCTCTGTCACTCTCGCATGCCGATCTGTGTGCCGCCCAGGGTGCCACGTCCCCGGAACAAAAATCGGTCTGGCTGGCAGCAAAGGCTGTCAAACGATCAGATGGCTTGTGGGTAGGACCCAAAGGACAGCCAGCTCTTCCGGAGGGAAGGCTGATGTCGGAGATCCTGACACAGGCTCACACACCTTCCCATGTGGGTCCCCATGCCATGATGATCCATCTTCGAAGTTGGTGGCATCCCAAACTCTCAGATGTGGTCTGGAAATTCGTTGCGGATTGTGAGTCTTGCCAGACGTTCAATGCACGCCCTACGTTGAAGCCTAAACCCGGCCTGTTTCAACCAGCCCCGTGGCCGGGGGCAGAGGTGATCATTGATTTCACCGACATGAATACAAGGGTGAATGGAAAACGCTTTTTGCTTGTGTTGGTTGACGCTTACTCAGGCTGGCCTGAGGCATATCCGTGCTCGAAGGAAGATTCGGCTGCTGTGATCAAGGCTTTGATCACACATTACATTCCTACCCACGGTTTTCCGGCCTTGATCCGTTCTGACAATGGTacacactttaacaacaaagccTTGGCCAAGGTGGAATCAATTTTGGGATTGAAGCATCGCTTCGGGTGTGTTTACCATCCTCAGTCACAAGGCCGCGTTGAACGACTTAACCGAACGCTAAAAGAGAAATTGGCCAAAATTATGGCTCAGACGACAATGAATTGGCTACAAGCACTTCCGCTTGCTTTGCTGTCTGTGAGACAATCCGTTAACAGGAGCACTGGATTTGCACCGTTTGAGTTGATGACGGGCCGTCTAATGCCGGGACCAGCGACGACGCTCGTCCCACCAGAGGATGTTCCGGTACCTAATTTGTCACACACAGCATACTGGTCCTATTTGTCTGCTTTGGTGTCCAGTGTTTCTGCACAGCTTGGAGAGAAATCCGCTGCGGCTGCGGCGGAGGAAGGTGTGTCGGTGGAGAAACAGCTCACGCCGTACGTGTACGTCCGAGTCATCTCCAGGAAGTGGACGGACCCCTGGTGGAAAGGCCCCTTTCGTGTCTTGGCCAGGACGTCTCACGCGGCCCAACTCGACTTCAAAGGACACCGGTGGTATCACTACTCACAACTCCGTCCGGCCCCAGAGTTTGTTCCGTCAGGATGA